Proteins encoded in a region of the Ketobacter sp. MCCC 1A13808 genome:
- a CDS encoding vWA domain-containing protein, with protein sequence MIILKWMPLLLILPLPWILRALLPRAAQSDSGLLRVPFFNNVNEVANHKERNQNNNRRSYRFLLVFIWFLLVVSAAGPQYIGDPIHITSKARDLMLAVDVSESMRVTDMQLKGDPVDRLVVVKSVLADFIRQRTSDRLGLILFGSRAYLQTPLTFDRKTLLQLLNESSIGIAGKSTAIGDAIGLALKRLQDRPNDSKVLILLTDGQNRAGEIDPITAANLAAQKGLKIYTVGVGADEYIAPGIFGTRFGARRLNPAADLDEDALKQVASITGGRYFRAKSAESLKNIYALLDELEPVDATPETFRPVKALFHYPLALALLLTIAISLFTITRNYGAHLKVRRSGQENLARSTGAKP encoded by the coding sequence ATGATTATATTGAAGTGGATGCCGTTATTACTTATTTTGCCGTTGCCTTGGATACTCCGCGCCTTGCTGCCCCGGGCAGCGCAAAGCGACAGCGGTTTATTGCGTGTCCCCTTTTTTAACAATGTGAATGAAGTGGCGAACCACAAGGAACGGAACCAAAACAACAACCGTCGCAGTTATCGCTTTCTGCTGGTTTTTATCTGGTTTCTGCTAGTTGTTTCTGCAGCCGGGCCACAATACATTGGCGATCCGATACACATCACTTCTAAAGCGCGGGATTTGATGCTGGCAGTGGATGTCTCGGAAAGCATGCGGGTCACCGACATGCAATTAAAGGGTGACCCGGTGGATCGGCTGGTGGTTGTGAAATCGGTGCTTGCGGACTTTATACGGCAGCGCACCAGCGATCGCCTGGGATTAATTTTATTTGGCTCCCGTGCCTATTTGCAAACCCCGCTGACCTTTGACCGTAAAACATTACTGCAACTGCTGAATGAATCCTCTATCGGCATTGCCGGAAAGAGTACCGCCATCGGCGATGCCATCGGGCTGGCTTTGAAGCGATTACAGGACCGGCCCAACGACAGTAAGGTTTTAATTCTGCTCACCGACGGTCAAAATCGCGCTGGAGAAATTGACCCGATCACGGCGGCAAATCTGGCAGCCCAGAAAGGCCTGAAAATTTACACGGTGGGTGTCGGTGCCGATGAATACATTGCACCGGGCATATTCGGAACCCGATTCGGCGCGCGACGTCTCAACCCGGCTGCCGATCTGGATGAAGACGCTCTCAAGCAAGTCGCGTCCATTACCGGAGGTCGCTACTTCCGTGCCAAATCCGCCGAGTCCCTGAAAAATATCTACGCACTTTTGGATGAATTGGAACCGGTAGACGCTACCCCCGAAACGTTCCGGCCGGTTAAAGCGCTGTTTCATTATCCGCTGGCGCTCGCTTTGCTGCTCACGATTGCCATCAGCCTTTTCACCATCACCCGAAATTACGGAGCACACCTTAAAGTAAGACGCAGCGGCCAGGAAAACCTTGCCCGGTCAACCGGGGCCAAACCATGA
- a CDS encoding DUF4381 domain-containing protein encodes MEQQDPLAQLKDIHLPESIGIWPPAIGWWLLAIILLALVIGGLVWLLKRHQATAYKRVAQAQLQEIESRFQKDKDYRQLLSDLSVLLKRTCITRYGRARVAGLTGKEWLKFLDEAGSTQDFTQGPGKVLVSERFQPTPNANSQALLQLVQSWLKKQS; translated from the coding sequence ATGGAACAACAAGACCCACTGGCGCAATTGAAAGACATTCACTTGCCAGAGAGTATCGGTATCTGGCCACCCGCAATCGGTTGGTGGTTGTTGGCCATCATTCTGTTGGCACTGGTCATAGGTGGCCTGGTATGGCTACTGAAACGCCATCAGGCAACAGCCTATAAACGGGTTGCTCAGGCCCAGCTGCAAGAAATTGAGAGCCGTTTTCAAAAAGATAAGGATTATCGCCAGCTGTTGTCGGATCTTTCTGTGCTGCTGAAACGCACCTGTATTACCCGTTATGGCCGGGCACGTGTCGCCGGGTTAACCGGAAAAGAGTGGCTCAAATTTCTCGATGAGGCCGGATCTACGCAGGATTTTACCCAGGGACCTGGCAAAGTGCTGGTAAGTGAGCGCTTTCAACCAACGCCCAATGCGAACAGTCAAGCGCTGCTGCAACTGGTACAAAGCTGGTTAAAGAAACAATCATGA
- a CDS encoding DUF58 domain-containing protein gives MATSNKVIRERDNIEQYRGVYVSMDELVALRSTNLELDLRGRKKALAAMAGTHRSSFRGRGIDFDEVRIYQPGDDVRNIDWRVTARTGRTHTKLFREERERPVYLMVDQRQSLFFGSQNAFKSVVAARVAASLAWTTRNQGDRIGGFLFNDDDVQELRPRDGKRGIQNLFRVLLQYNQSLDARERRRQGSRQSFISALQELNQVVRPGSLVIVISDFLNYDDIAQQHLTLVGRHNDVLAIQIYDPMEKHLPPAGIYGFTDGKRNVRLNTAPKGIRKDYNLSFLARQEQLRKQLTSIAVPLIEISTEEDVTDRLRETLGMRASGGNR, from the coding sequence ATGGCGACTTCCAATAAGGTGATACGGGAACGCGACAATATCGAACAATACCGGGGCGTCTATGTTTCTATGGACGAACTGGTGGCCTTGCGCTCGACCAACCTGGAACTGGATTTGCGCGGACGCAAGAAAGCCCTGGCTGCCATGGCTGGCACCCATCGCTCTTCCTTCCGCGGACGTGGCATTGATTTTGATGAAGTCCGTATTTATCAACCCGGAGATGACGTGCGCAATATTGATTGGCGCGTTACTGCCCGAACCGGCCGCACCCATACCAAGCTGTTTCGCGAAGAACGGGAACGTCCCGTTTATCTGATGGTTGACCAGCGACAATCCTTGTTTTTCGGTAGCCAAAACGCCTTTAAATCCGTGGTTGCCGCCCGCGTTGCCGCCAGCCTGGCCTGGACCACCCGCAACCAAGGCGACCGGATTGGTGGTTTCCTGTTTAACGACGATGACGTTCAGGAGCTGCGTCCCCGTGACGGTAAGCGAGGGATCCAGAATTTATTCCGTGTTTTACTGCAGTACAATCAATCTCTGGATGCCCGCGAACGGCGGCGTCAAGGCTCCCGTCAATCTTTCATATCCGCTTTGCAGGAATTAAATCAGGTGGTTCGCCCTGGCAGCCTGGTTATCGTAATCAGTGATTTTCTGAATTATGATGATATCGCGCAGCAACACCTGACGCTGGTTGGCCGGCATAACGATGTGCTCGCAATCCAGATTTATGATCCGATGGAAAAACACCTTCCCCCCGCTGGCATCTATGGCTTTACGGATGGAAAACGCAATGTACGCCTGAACACCGCCCCCAAGGGCATCCGTAAGGACTACAATTTAAGCTTTCTCGCACGGCAGGAGCAGTTGCGTAAACAACTCACGTCAATTGCCGTGCCTCTGATCGAAATCAGCACAGAGGAAGATGTCACGGATCGTTTGCGTGAAACGCTGGGAATGCGCGCATCAGGGGGTAACCGTTGA
- a CDS encoding AAA family ATPase has translation MSNREAILALKESLCEIIIGQAHLVDRLLIAVLADGHLLVEGAPGLAKTKAIKCLAQGVEGDFHRIQFTPDLLPADVTGTEIYRPQDSSFEFQPGPIFHNLVLADEINRAPAKVQSALLEAMGERQISVGKYTHKLPPLFLVMATQNPIEQEGTYPLPEAQLDRFLMHVTIGYPDAASEQKILQLARTEASKQQSEAAPADIIHVTQQHIFAARKEILELHMIPDIEQYIVQLTMASRNPLAYGDDLSAWIEYGISPRGTIAMDACARAHAWLHNRDFVTPEDVQAVAHDCLRHRIGLTFEAEAKGVTADHIIDVLIDRVSAP, from the coding sequence ATGTCCAATCGGGAAGCCATCCTGGCACTGAAAGAATCCTTGTGCGAAATTATCATTGGCCAGGCACACCTGGTTGACCGGCTATTGATCGCTGTCCTGGCGGACGGGCACTTGCTGGTTGAAGGGGCGCCGGGGCTGGCAAAAACCAAAGCCATCAAATGCCTCGCCCAGGGGGTTGAAGGCGACTTTCACCGTATCCAGTTCACCCCTGACCTTCTTCCCGCTGATGTGACCGGTACTGAAATCTACCGCCCCCAGGACAGCAGCTTCGAATTTCAGCCTGGCCCCATCTTCCACAACCTGGTGTTGGCTGATGAAATCAACCGGGCACCGGCAAAGGTGCAATCCGCCTTACTGGAAGCCATGGGCGAGCGTCAAATTAGCGTGGGCAAATACACACATAAATTACCACCCCTGTTTCTGGTAATGGCGACTCAAAACCCGATCGAACAGGAAGGCACCTATCCGCTCCCGGAAGCCCAATTAGACCGCTTCCTGATGCACGTCACCATCGGCTATCCGGATGCGGCCTCTGAACAGAAGATCCTGCAGTTAGCCCGCACCGAAGCGAGCAAGCAACAAAGCGAAGCCGCGCCTGCCGATATTATCCATGTTACGCAACAACACATTTTTGCTGCTCGTAAAGAGATTCTGGAACTGCATATGATTCCGGACATTGAGCAATATATAGTTCAATTAACCATGGCGAGCCGGAATCCACTGGCCTATGGTGATGACCTGTCCGCTTGGATTGAATACGGAATCAGCCCTCGAGGCACAATAGCAATGGATGCCTGTGCCCGTGCCCATGCCTGGTTACACAATCGCGACTTCGTGACACCGGAAGATGTGCAGGCGGTCGCCCATGACTGTCTGCGTCACCGCATTGGTCTGACTTTCGAAGCAGAAGCCAAAGGCGTGACCGCAGATCACATAATTGATGTGTTGATTGATCGCGTGTCGGCGCCGTAA
- a CDS encoding NAD-glutamate dehydrogenase, giving the protein MVNLSLGEGYASLVERLSEMVRERFDSSHSPHTEMVSEFARHFYSAAPVQELQRKRVEDLYGMTAGLWNFLRSLPDNQPRIRVFNPRHEDHGWQSTHTVVEVLAPDCAFLVDTVMMEVVRRGIAIHTVINSVFRVKRNDRGELIDLSFDMQDEAAGNKEALIHLEIGRQPDEDLVGVTPDSLRETLRELNAAVDDFSEMQQRSIEISHELNELADNQTGTSLQEVQKFLGWLVNNHVTLLGMKEYTLVERQGGSAFEEVADRALGVCRVCDSLDLMERDGGELIDPEKLIVFGKSGTRARWHRPVYMDFIGIRKCDAQGRIIGEYRWLGLYTSRVFNNSPREFPIIGQKLGQVIQGSGLEQNGHDGKRLMQILETFPREELFQTPTQDLLKTAVGVLHIQERRRLRLFVRKGEFGRFLSCLIYTPRDSYSTALRKSFQKILYEYVDVEDMEFNTYFTESTLARLYIVLKVKRGSSADFDVNEVEDRLVELARSWSDRLYETLIESFGEDRAGSLHSAYSDAFSLSYREEFGTRTAVTDIEHFESLSEANPLSVSFFHSLEDDPKALRFKLYRLDKNIPLSDVLPMLEHLGLRVLGGRPFRVVTRSENTIWVYDFAVRYSGDKIVEMDKVKLKFQEAFLNAWKGFAENDSFNRLVLAVGLNWREVAMLRAYAKYFKQTGFAFSQAYIKDALINHPGVTRLLVDLFEVRFSLHSGSDEADEAQLKARLLEQLDQVQSLDEDRILRRYLDMMSGTVRTNFYQQDESGAAKPYISLKFSPRTIPDLPKPLPMYEIFVYSPRVEGVHLRGGKVARGGLRWSDRREDFRTEVLGLVKAQQVKNAVIVPVGAKGGFFPKKLSKTANRDDMLAEGIACYKTFIQGLLDITDNLVNDKVVPPPNVVRKDEDDPYLVVAADKGTATFSDIANSLSEQYGFWLGDAFASGGSVGYDHKKMGITARGAWVSVQRHFRELGIDVQSSPVTLIGIGDMSGDVFGNGLLQSRCLQMVAGFNHLHIFIDPNPDPETSYAERERLFNLPRSSWADYNSELISAGGGIFPRSAKSIRISQQMKDRFLIEADALTPNELISMLLKSPVDLIWNGGIGTYIKSSKEQHSDVGDKANDALRVNGCDVKAKVIGEGGNLGITQLGRIEYGLNGGLSNTDFIDNAGGVNCSDHEVNIKILLNDVVANGDMTMKQRNQLLVEMTDEVAQLVLDNNYRQTQALSIARSETQYRMAEYKRYIHSLVSEGKLDRELECIPGDEELHDRIINGKGLVRAELSTLLSYTKAILKDELTHSGLPDDEYICHEMEKAFPQVLVERFSKSLYQHKLRREIVATKVASSMVDFMGITFVYRMKDAAGSSVEDIARAFIASRDVFNLESWWQQIEQLDYKIDADEQLKMMLMLIRLMRRATRWFLRNNRSGVNVNQAIERFRDGVTAVASGLPTVLSGPRREVWERRHNGYVEKGVPSTLATFIAGADSMLPVLGIIQAAEMTGKPIQDVAEVYFALGSHLDLYWFSEEINALSIDNHWQALAREAYRDDLDWQQRTLTVGVLQTECDATSADQKVQIWADHHQTMIGRWKSLIGEFHSMETKEFSMYGVALRELMDLAQSTLHREADKPAV; this is encoded by the coding sequence ATGGTCAACCTGTCATTGGGCGAAGGGTACGCGTCTTTAGTAGAGCGTTTGTCTGAAATGGTGAGGGAACGGTTCGATAGTAGCCATTCTCCGCATACAGAGATGGTATCGGAATTTGCCCGGCATTTTTATTCTGCTGCCCCGGTGCAAGAACTTCAACGCAAGCGGGTCGAAGACCTCTATGGGATGACGGCCGGGCTGTGGAACTTTCTGCGCTCGCTGCCGGATAATCAACCCCGCATCCGGGTTTTTAATCCGCGTCATGAAGATCACGGCTGGCAAAGCACCCATACGGTAGTAGAGGTGCTGGCACCGGACTGCGCTTTCCTGGTGGATACCGTGATGATGGAAGTGGTGCGCCGCGGTATCGCGATTCATACGGTGATCAACAGCGTGTTTCGGGTTAAACGTAATGACCGGGGTGAACTGATTGATTTGAGCTTCGACATGCAGGATGAAGCTGCCGGTAACAAAGAGGCGCTGATCCATCTGGAGATAGGCCGCCAGCCGGATGAAGACCTGGTGGGAGTCACCCCGGATTCCCTGCGCGAGACCTTGCGGGAATTGAACGCAGCGGTCGATGATTTTAGCGAGATGCAGCAACGCTCGATCGAAATCAGTCACGAATTAAACGAGCTGGCAGATAATCAGACGGGTACCTCATTACAGGAGGTTCAGAAGTTTCTTGGCTGGCTGGTGAATAACCATGTCACCCTGCTTGGCATGAAGGAGTACACCCTGGTAGAGCGCCAGGGGGGGTCCGCATTTGAAGAAGTTGCCGATAGAGCGTTGGGCGTGTGCCGGGTTTGCGATAGCCTGGATTTGATGGAGCGGGATGGTGGCGAGCTGATCGATCCGGAGAAACTGATCGTGTTCGGGAAGTCCGGCACCCGTGCCCGCTGGCACCGTCCCGTGTATATGGATTTCATCGGAATCCGTAAATGCGACGCCCAAGGCCGGATTATCGGTGAATACCGCTGGCTGGGACTGTATACCTCGCGGGTGTTTAACAATTCACCCAGGGAATTTCCGATTATTGGTCAGAAATTGGGGCAAGTTATTCAGGGCTCTGGATTGGAACAAAATGGCCATGATGGCAAACGGCTGATGCAAATACTGGAAACCTTTCCCAGGGAAGAGCTGTTCCAGACGCCAACCCAGGATTTGTTGAAAACAGCCGTCGGTGTGTTGCATATCCAGGAACGACGCCGCCTGCGTTTGTTTGTGCGGAAAGGGGAGTTCGGACGCTTTTTATCGTGTTTGATTTACACTCCCCGAGACAGCTATTCCACTGCATTGCGTAAATCATTTCAGAAAATATTGTATGAATATGTCGATGTTGAAGACATGGAGTTCAATACCTATTTCACCGAGTCCACCCTGGCGCGGCTCTACATTGTGTTGAAAGTAAAAAGAGGCTCCAGCGCCGATTTTGATGTCAATGAAGTGGAGGATCGCCTGGTAGAACTCGCCCGTAGCTGGAGTGACCGGCTTTATGAAACGCTGATAGAAAGTTTTGGCGAAGATCGTGCCGGTTCCTTACACAGTGCGTATTCCGATGCGTTCTCTCTAAGCTATCGAGAGGAATTCGGCACCCGCACGGCAGTAACCGATATCGAACACTTTGAGTCTTTATCTGAAGCCAATCCGCTCAGTGTTTCTTTTTTTCATTCACTTGAAGACGATCCGAAAGCATTGCGATTCAAGCTTTATAGGCTGGATAAGAACATTCCGTTATCCGATGTGTTACCGATGCTGGAGCATTTGGGGTTGCGGGTATTGGGCGGGCGACCGTTCCGGGTTGTTACCCGTTCTGAAAACACGATTTGGGTGTACGATTTTGCTGTACGCTATTCCGGCGACAAAATTGTTGAAATGGACAAAGTAAAGCTGAAATTTCAGGAGGCTTTTCTTAACGCATGGAAAGGCTTTGCAGAGAACGATAGCTTCAATCGTTTGGTGTTGGCAGTGGGCTTGAATTGGCGGGAAGTGGCGATGTTGCGGGCCTATGCAAAATACTTTAAGCAAACCGGATTCGCGTTTAGTCAGGCTTACATTAAGGATGCGCTAATCAACCATCCAGGGGTGACCCGCTTGCTGGTAGACCTTTTCGAAGTGCGTTTTTCACTGCATTCAGGGTCGGATGAGGCTGATGAGGCGCAACTGAAAGCCCGTCTTTTGGAGCAGTTGGATCAGGTGCAAAGTCTGGATGAAGACCGAATTCTGCGGCGATATCTGGATATGATGTCCGGTACAGTACGCACCAATTTTTATCAACAGGATGAGTCCGGCGCCGCCAAACCTTATATCTCACTGAAATTTTCTCCCCGCACTATTCCGGATTTACCCAAGCCGCTGCCCATGTACGAAATATTTGTTTATTCACCGCGTGTGGAGGGTGTGCACTTGCGCGGAGGGAAAGTTGCCCGCGGCGGTCTGCGCTGGTCTGACCGGCGTGAAGACTTTCGCACAGAAGTGCTGGGTCTGGTGAAAGCCCAACAGGTGAAAAACGCGGTGATTGTTCCGGTGGGAGCGAAAGGGGGCTTTTTCCCGAAAAAATTATCCAAGACCGCTAATCGGGATGACATGTTGGCCGAGGGTATTGCCTGCTACAAAACCTTTATCCAGGGTTTGCTGGATATTACCGACAATTTGGTCAACGACAAGGTCGTGCCGCCGCCGAACGTAGTGCGTAAGGATGAAGATGACCCGTATCTGGTGGTGGCGGCAGATAAGGGGACCGCAACTTTTTCTGATATTGCCAATAGTCTTTCGGAACAATACGGTTTTTGGTTAGGCGATGCTTTCGCGTCCGGTGGCTCGGTGGGCTATGACCATAAAAAAATGGGTATCACTGCACGGGGGGCATGGGTGTCGGTGCAACGGCATTTCCGCGAACTGGGCATTGATGTACAGAGTTCGCCGGTTACTCTGATCGGCATCGGCGATATGTCCGGTGATGTATTCGGAAACGGGTTGTTGCAGTCGCGCTGTTTACAGATGGTAGCGGGTTTTAATCATTTGCATATTTTCATCGATCCTAATCCCGATCCGGAAACCAGCTATGCCGAACGTGAGCGGCTGTTCAATCTTCCCCGTTCCAGTTGGGCGGATTATAACAGTGAACTGATTTCAGCCGGCGGCGGCATTTTTCCCCGGTCGGCTAAGTCGATCCGAATTTCGCAACAAATGAAAGACCGTTTTCTGATTGAAGCAGACGCACTGACACCCAATGAATTAATTTCGATGCTGCTGAAATCTCCGGTAGATCTGATCTGGAATGGTGGGATCGGAACCTATATTAAGTCATCAAAGGAACAGCATTCCGATGTCGGTGACAAAGCCAATGATGCGCTTCGTGTTAATGGTTGTGACGTAAAAGCCAAAGTGATCGGAGAGGGTGGAAATCTGGGCATTACCCAATTAGGACGAATCGAATACGGCCTTAACGGGGGCTTATCGAATACGGATTTTATTGACAATGCCGGGGGTGTCAATTGTTCAGACCATGAAGTGAATATTAAGATCCTGCTCAACGATGTGGTTGCCAATGGCGATATGACCATGAAACAACGTAACCAGTTATTGGTGGAAATGACGGACGAAGTCGCTCAGTTGGTGCTGGATAATAATTATCGACAGACCCAGGCGTTGAGCATTGCCCGCAGTGAAACCCAATACCGAATGGCAGAATATAAGCGTTATATTCATTCCTTGGTGTCGGAAGGTAAGCTGGATCGTGAGTTGGAATGTATTCCTGGTGATGAAGAGCTACATGATCGCATCATTAACGGCAAGGGATTGGTCCGGGCAGAGCTGTCGACTTTACTGTCGTATACCAAAGCCATCCTGAAGGATGAGCTTACCCATTCAGGGCTGCCTGATGACGAATATATTTGCCACGAAATGGAAAAGGCATTCCCGCAGGTACTGGTAGAACGCTTCAGCAAATCCCTTTATCAACATAAATTGCGCCGGGAAATTGTGGCCACCAAGGTGGCCAGCAGTATGGTGGATTTTATGGGGATTACCTTTGTCTATCGGATGAAGGATGCGGCTGGCTCCAGTGTAGAGGATATAGCGCGGGCTTTTATAGCCTCACGGGATGTGTTTAATCTGGAATCCTGGTGGCAGCAGATTGAGCAACTGGATTACAAAATTGACGCCGATGAGCAACTGAAAATGATGTTGATGTTGATTCGTCTGATGCGCAGAGCGACGCGCTGGTTTTTACGGAATAATCGCAGTGGTGTGAATGTAAATCAGGCTATCGAACGATTCCGAGATGGTGTTACCGCTGTCGCCAGCGGCTTGCCTACCGTGCTTAGTGGCCCGCGCCGTGAGGTATGGGAGCGCAGACATAACGGCTACGTCGAAAAAGGTGTGCCTTCGACGCTGGCAACGTTTATAGCCGGTGCCGACAGTATGTTGCCGGTGCTCGGGATTATTCAGGCGGCAGAAATGACCGGTAAACCAATTCAGGATGTGGCGGAAGTGTATTTCGCCTTGGGTTCCCACCTGGATCTGTATTGGTTTAGCGAAGAGATCAACGCACTCTCCATTGATAATCATTGGCAGGCATTGGCCCGTGAGGCGTATCGGGACGATCTCGATTGGCAGCAGCGCACATTAACCGTCGGTGTGTTACAAACGGAGTGCGATGCGACTTCGGCAGACCAAAAGGTTCAAATCTGGGCCGATCATCATCAAACGATGATAGGTCGCTGGAAGTCGCTGATCGGGGAGTTCCATTCAATGGAAACAAAAGAGTTTTCTATGTATGGGGTTGCCCTGCGGGAGCTGATGGACCTGGCGCAATCGACCCTGCATCGTGAGGCCGATAAGCCTGCTGTCTGA
- a CDS encoding DUF2835 domain-containing protein, giving the protein MHLIVDIRISRDDYLLWYRGAAQVIHARSRDGRSVRFPAQALQPYVSHNGVEGTFAIYFDENHKLVRVEKLAGAG; this is encoded by the coding sequence GTGCATCTGATCGTGGATATAAGAATAAGCCGGGATGACTATTTGCTCTGGTACCGGGGGGCAGCTCAGGTGATTCATGCCCGCTCCAGAGACGGCCGTAGTGTACGGTTCCCGGCGCAGGCTTTGCAGCCCTACGTTTCCCATAACGGCGTGGAGGGGACTTTTGCGATTTATTTTGATGAGAATCACAAACTGGTCAGGGTAGAAAAGCTCGCGGGGGCAGGATAG
- a CDS encoding quinone-dependent dihydroorotate dehydrogenase encodes MYALAKRALFALSEETSHHLALQGIATAHKLGVLPCFVTKPDLETELFGLSFKNPVGLAAGLDKNGDYIDALGALGFGFIEIGTVTPRPQPGNPTPRLFRLPQKQAIINRMGFNNKGVDHLVSQVEKSKFQGVLGINIGKNFDTPVERALDDYLICLRKVYRVADYVVINISSPNTQGLRSLQYGDSLDELLSGMKNAQQELKQAHRKSVPILVKIAPDLEPEEIDTIAAQFNKHKVEGVIATNTTLSRQGVAGLRYANEQGGLSGGPVFDRSTETLQALCNTLSPSIPVIGVGGILNGDDAVQKIKAGAGLVQVYSGFIYNGPKLIADCVDAIEQFFDSL; translated from the coding sequence TTGTATGCCTTGGCAAAGCGCGCCCTTTTTGCCTTATCTGAAGAAACCTCACACCACCTGGCCCTGCAGGGGATCGCGACCGCCCATAAGCTGGGCGTGCTTCCCTGTTTTGTTACCAAGCCGGACCTGGAAACCGAACTGTTCGGGCTCAGTTTTAAAAATCCAGTGGGTTTGGCTGCTGGTTTGGATAAAAACGGCGATTATATAGACGCTCTGGGAGCGCTGGGTTTTGGATTTATCGAAATAGGCACGGTTACCCCGCGTCCACAACCGGGAAACCCGACACCGCGATTATTTCGTTTGCCGCAAAAGCAGGCGATTATCAACCGTATGGGTTTCAATAATAAAGGGGTTGACCATCTTGTTAGTCAGGTAGAAAAATCCAAATTCCAGGGTGTGCTCGGCATTAATATAGGCAAAAATTTTGACACCCCGGTCGAACGCGCACTGGACGATTACCTGATATGTTTGCGAAAAGTGTATCGTGTTGCTGATTACGTGGTTATTAATATTTCCTCGCCGAATACTCAAGGACTACGCTCTCTCCAATACGGTGATAGCCTGGACGAGCTGTTATCGGGGATGAAAAATGCGCAGCAAGAGTTAAAACAGGCGCATCGTAAATCGGTGCCGATACTCGTTAAAATTGCACCGGATCTGGAACCGGAAGAAATAGATACCATTGCGGCACAGTTCAATAAGCACAAGGTGGAGGGCGTTATCGCTACCAACACCACCTTGTCGCGGCAGGGCGTCGCAGGCTTGCGTTACGCCAACGAGCAAGGTGGGTTGAGTGGTGGTCCTGTGTTTGACCGTTCGACGGAAACGCTGCAAGCGTTGTGTAATACCTTGTCTCCCTCCATACCTGTGATCGGGGTGGGTGGCATTTTGAATGGTGACGATGCGGTCCAGAAAATCAAGGCAGGTGCTGGCTTGGTGCAGGTTTATAGCGGTTTTATTTATAATGGGCCGAAATTGATTGCGGATTGCGTTGATGCAATCGAACAGTTTTTTGATAGTCTTTAA
- the rmf gene encoding ribosome modulation factor yields MKRQKRDKSSRAYTRGYQAGVSGRSKDSCPFTETIARQVWLGGWREGRTDQWEGYTGVSGIHKIANL; encoded by the coding sequence ATGAAGAGACAAAAACGCGATAAATCCAGCAGAGCCTATACTCGTGGCTATCAAGCAGGTGTGAGCGGTCGCTCAAAAGACTCCTGCCCTTTCACTGAAACCATTGCACGACAAGTTTGGCTCGGCGGTTGGCGCGAAGGACGTACCGATCAATGGGAAGGGTATACTGGCGTTTCCGGTATTCATAAAATAGCGAACCTTTAA